From Saccharothrix espanaensis DSM 44229, the proteins below share one genomic window:
- a CDS encoding ribokinase, translating into MTVLVLGSANADLVVAVPRRPGGGETVLGGDTVVMPGGKGANTAAAAGRLGCAVALVGAVGPDQYGDLLVRSLAEAGVRTDLVRTSDRPTGLAYITVTPDGENSIVVAPGANSDVSESDVDALAWDGVTVLVCSLEVPLATVVHGISVAASRGARPVLNLSPVTEVPAATLALLDPLIVNEHEARELADTFEGLLDLGPRSVVVTLGARGAAVVTASGVVEVPAPAVTPVDTTGAGDAFAGALAAGLAAGQSLVEAARYAARVAATSVTRPGAQPSYPGPDEVLE; encoded by the coding sequence GTGACGGTACTGGTGCTCGGCTCGGCCAACGCGGACCTCGTCGTCGCGGTCCCCCGCCGCCCCGGCGGCGGCGAGACGGTGCTCGGCGGCGACACGGTGGTGATGCCCGGCGGCAAGGGGGCCAACACCGCGGCCGCCGCCGGGCGGCTGGGCTGCGCCGTCGCGCTGGTCGGCGCGGTCGGGCCGGACCAGTACGGGGACCTGCTGGTGCGGTCGCTGGCCGAGGCGGGGGTGCGGACCGACCTGGTCCGCACCTCGGACCGGCCGACGGGGCTGGCCTACATCACCGTGACGCCGGACGGCGAGAACTCGATCGTCGTCGCACCGGGCGCGAACTCGGACGTGTCGGAGTCCGATGTGGACGCTCTGGCGTGGGACGGCGTGACGGTCCTGGTGTGCTCGCTGGAAGTCCCGTTGGCAACCGTGGTGCACGGGATCTCGGTAGCGGCCTCTCGTGGGGCGAGGCCGGTGCTCAACCTGTCCCCGGTGACCGAGGTGCCGGCGGCGACGCTGGCGCTGCTGGACCCGCTGATCGTCAACGAGCACGAGGCGCGGGAACTGGCCGACACGTTCGAGGGCCTGCTCGACCTCGGCCCGCGCTCGGTCGTGGTGACGTTGGGCGCGCGCGGCGCGGCCGTGGTCACCGCGTCCGGCGTGGTCGAGGTGCCCGCGCCGGCCGTGACGCCGGTCGACACCACCGGCGCGGGCGACGCGTTCGCCGGTGCCCTGGCCGCCGGGCTGGCGGCGGGCCAGTCGCTGGTCGAGGCCGCCCGGTACGCGGCGCGGGTCGCGGCGACCTCGGTGACCAGGCCGGGCGCGCAGCCGTCCTACCCCGGGCCGGACGAGGTGCTCGAATGA
- a CDS encoding substrate-binding domain-containing protein, with protein sequence MKLRGVAALSALALGLAACGSGTEAGGGGGDITIGLAVSTLDNPYFVALKQGAEKAAAELGVRLTVVDAQNDATNQVNQVQTFTTQGVRAIIINPVDSKQAGPAAKAAENATIPLVAVDRSVDDGKVASEVASDNVQGGTLAAIELGRATTGEVVHLQGIPGASASRDRGRGFEQGLNSGGIKVVASQPADFNRAKGLDVMTNLAQANPGIKGVFADNDEMALGAIKALGDRAGKDVQVVGFDGTPDGLKAIEEGTLAATIAQQPDVLGRKAVEQAVKAAKKEPVQEVVDVEVKVVTKKNLAEFKK encoded by the coding sequence ATGAAGCTCCGCGGTGTCGCCGCGCTGTCCGCCCTCGCCCTCGGGCTGGCCGCGTGCGGTTCGGGGACCGAGGCCGGCGGCGGTGGTGGGGACATCACCATCGGGCTGGCCGTCTCGACCCTGGACAACCCGTACTTCGTGGCCCTCAAGCAGGGCGCGGAGAAGGCCGCCGCCGAACTGGGCGTGCGGCTGACCGTGGTGGACGCGCAGAACGACGCCACCAACCAGGTCAACCAGGTGCAGACGTTCACCACCCAGGGCGTCCGGGCGATCATCATCAACCCGGTCGACTCCAAGCAGGCCGGGCCCGCCGCCAAGGCCGCCGAGAACGCCACCATCCCGCTGGTCGCGGTGGACCGCTCGGTGGACGACGGCAAGGTCGCCTCCGAGGTGGCCTCGGACAACGTGCAGGGCGGCACGCTCGCCGCGATCGAGCTCGGCCGCGCCACCACCGGCGAGGTCGTGCACCTGCAGGGCATCCCCGGCGCGTCCGCCTCGCGCGACCGCGGCCGGGGCTTCGAGCAGGGCCTGAACTCCGGCGGCATCAAGGTCGTCGCCAGCCAGCCCGCGGACTTCAACCGCGCCAAGGGGCTCGACGTGATGACCAACCTGGCGCAGGCCAACCCCGGCATCAAGGGCGTGTTCGCCGACAACGACGAGATGGCGCTCGGCGCGATCAAGGCGCTCGGCGACCGCGCCGGCAAGGACGTCCAGGTGGTCGGGTTCGACGGCACCCCGGACGGCCTGAAGGCGATCGAGGAGGGCACCCTGGCCGCCACCATCGCGCAGCAGCCCGACGTGCTCGGCCGCAAGGCCGTCGAGCAGGCGGTCAAGGCGGCGAAGAAGGAGCCGGTGCAGGAGGTCGTCGACGTCGAGGTCAAGGTTGTCACCAAGAAGAACCTCGCCGAGTTCAAGAAATGA
- a CDS encoding ABC transporter permease yields the protein MSSTVDGRPTPSVRGVLADNGALAGLLVMVVALSILAPSFLSTQNLLNVGVQAAVVAVLAFGSTFVIVSGGIDLSVGSVAALSAMVGAWSSAEAGLPGPLALLVGLLTGVVAGLVNGVLVAYGRLPAFIATLAMLSVARGLTLVVSQGSPTETPDVVGFLGSNLTPYLPMPLLVMLVFFGITGFVLSRTYSGRAMYAIGGNEEAARLSGIDTRRQKLVVYALSGLFAAVAGMLLAGRLSSAGPQAAVGYELDAIAAVVIGGASLSGGVGRATGTLVGALVLAVLRNGLNQLQVSPFWQQVVIGSVIALAVLLDTLRRRTR from the coding sequence ATGAGTTCCACTGTGGACGGTCGTCCGACCCCGTCGGTGCGCGGTGTCCTGGCGGACAACGGCGCGCTCGCGGGCCTGCTGGTGATGGTGGTGGCGCTGTCGATCCTCGCGCCGTCGTTCCTGAGCACCCAGAACCTGCTCAACGTCGGCGTGCAGGCCGCCGTGGTCGCGGTGCTGGCGTTCGGCTCGACGTTCGTCATCGTCTCCGGCGGCATCGACCTGTCGGTGGGCAGCGTGGCCGCGCTCTCGGCGATGGTCGGCGCGTGGTCGTCGGCCGAGGCGGGCCTGCCCGGACCGCTCGCGCTGCTGGTCGGCCTGCTGACCGGCGTGGTCGCGGGCCTGGTCAACGGGGTGCTGGTGGCCTACGGGAGGTTGCCCGCGTTCATCGCCACGCTGGCCATGCTCAGCGTCGCGCGCGGCCTGACCCTCGTGGTGTCGCAGGGCAGCCCCACCGAGACCCCGGACGTGGTCGGCTTCCTGGGCTCCAACCTGACGCCGTACCTGCCGATGCCGCTGCTGGTGATGCTGGTGTTCTTCGGCATCACCGGGTTCGTGCTGTCCCGCACCTACTCCGGCCGCGCGATGTACGCCATCGGCGGCAACGAGGAGGCCGCGCGGCTGTCCGGCATCGACACCCGCCGGCAGAAGCTGGTCGTCTACGCGCTGTCCGGGCTGTTCGCCGCGGTCGCCGGGATGCTGCTGGCCGGCCGGCTGTCCTCCGCGGGCCCGCAGGCCGCCGTCGGCTACGAGCTCGACGCGATCGCGGCCGTGGTGATCGGGGGCGCGTCGCTGTCCGGCGGCGTCGGCCGGGCCACCGGCACGCTGGTCGGCGCGCTCGTCCTGGCCGTGCTCCGCAACGGCCTCAACCAGTTGCAGGTGTCGCCGTTCTGGCAGCAGGTCGTGATCGGTTCGGTGATCGCGCTGGCCGTGCTGCTGGACACCCTTCGCCGCCGCACCCGATGA